In the Mytilus trossulus isolate FHL-02 chromosome 1, PNRI_Mtr1.1.1.hap1, whole genome shotgun sequence genome, one interval contains:
- the LOC134681418 gene encoding prostaglandin E2 receptor EP4 subtype-like, with protein sequence MALLNLTTIINMTDRTDLGTLCANCTTNKNLSILTPTLMMTTGIVGNILALVVLYTSSNEAKKTVFYTLLAGLACTDLIGICLTSPIAILVYANNLKWVGGKPLCFYHAFVMIFFGVVTPLLVCTMSLERVLALRFTYFYKRTVTKKKAAFVVGGLWLFVICFCTLPLLGFGSYEKQFPGSWCFLNYHRESTNDIGYAYTFAIFNILVIIINLCCNIVVVVTLLQMRQKRLVQNSPSIDRRHGARRSKTSIKREIEHSLVIFLCAITAVFTVCWLPININVLVNQIVPRRNNTIDLFGVLMAGINQILDPWLYILLRHSSLMKILRHIKRFLCKENITEHIPPYVISKKNDCNTSQFDGSLEIRVVCDLPINDNVSESDDSMTSTSKLIQDNLEPHPPFLRSLSVGNETPEETRNDQHSNVKEISDRNMNGIFQSDICQNGKNIQLRRMKRLNSSPAVFSQTFL encoded by the exons ATGGCGCTTCTAAATTTGACAACAATTATTAACATGACAGATCGAACAGATTTAGGAACGTTATGTGCAAACTGTACCACAAATAAGAATCTGTCTATTCTTACACCTACTCTAATGATGACAACAGGAATTGTGGGAAATATTCTAGCACTTGTGGTCTTATACACGTCATCAAATGAAGCTAAGAAGACTGTGTTTTATACCCTTTTGGCGGGACTAGCATGTACGGATTTAATTGGCATATGCTTAACTAGTCCTATAGCAATTTTAGTGTATGCTAATAATTTAAAATGGGTAGGAGGCAAGCCTTTATGCTTCTACCATGCTTTTGTGATGATATTCTTTGGAGTTGTGACGCCTTTATTAGTTTGTACCATGTCCTTAGAGCGCGTGTTGGCTTTACGATTTACATATTTCTACAAAAGAACAGTGACAAAGAAGAAAGCTGCGTTCGTAGTTGGTGGACTGTGGTTGtttgttatatgtttttgtacatTGCCGTTATTAGGCTTTGGGAGTTACGAGAAACAATTTCCAGGATCTTGGTGTTTTCTGAATTACCATCGGGAGAGTACTAATGATATAGGATATGCTTATACATTCGCAATTTTTAATATTCTTGTGATTATAATAAACTTGTGTTGTAATATCGTTGTGGTGGTGACACTGCTTCAAATGAGACAAAAAAGACTAGTCCAAAATTCACCGTCCATTGACAGACGGCACGGAGCCAGACGATCTAAAACTTCCATTAAAAGAGAGATTGAACATAGCTTAGTGATCTTTTTGTGTGCTATAACTGCTGTGTTTACTGTTTGTTGGCTTCCTATTAAT ataaaTGTTTTGGTAAACCAGATAGTCCCACGTAGAAATAACACCATTGACTTGTTTGGTGTTTTGATGGCAGGTATAAATCAGATTTTGGATCCTTGGTTATATATTCTGCTCCGACATTCAagtttaatgaaaatattaagacatataaaaagatttttgtgcAAAGAAAACATCACGGAACATATTCCACCGTACGTTATTAGTAagaaaaatgactgtaatacGTCACAATTTGACGGTTCTTTAGAAATTCGAGTCGTTTGTGATCTCCCAATCAATGACAATGTTAGTGAAAGCGATGACAGTATGACAAGTACGTCAAAATTAATTCAGGATAATCTTGAACCCCATCCACCGTTTTTGAGATCATTATCAGTGGGTAATGAAACTCCAGAAGAAACTCGAAATGATCAACATTCCAATGTTAAAGAAATAAGTGATCGTAATATGAATGGCATCTTTCAATCAGATATATGTCAAAATGGAAAGAATATTCAGTTGAGGAGGATGAAGCGCTTAAATAGTTCGCCAGCCGTCTTCTCTCAGACATTTTTATGA